Proteins from one Streptomyces sp. NBC_00390 genomic window:
- a CDS encoding fluoride efflux transporter FluC: protein MSWLLVIAGAAIGAPLRYLTDRAVQARHASVFPWGTFVVNVSGSLVLGVLAGASVSSGVFALLGTGLCGALTTYSTFSYETLRLAGSGRTFLAVANAGGSLLVGFGAVFAGEVWGRALNG, encoded by the coding sequence GTGAGCTGGCTGCTGGTGATCGCGGGGGCCGCAATCGGCGCTCCGCTGCGCTATCTGACGGACCGTGCGGTGCAGGCGCGCCACGCGTCGGTGTTCCCGTGGGGGACGTTCGTGGTCAATGTGTCGGGGAGTCTGGTGCTCGGGGTGCTGGCCGGCGCGTCGGTGTCGTCGGGGGTGTTCGCGCTGCTGGGGACCGGGCTGTGCGGGGCGCTGACGACGTACTCCACGTTCTCGTACGAGACTCTGCGGCTGGCCGGGTCCGGACGGACGTTCCTGGCGGTGGCGAATGCGGGCGGCTCGCTGCTCGTCGGTTTCGGGGCGGTCTTCGCCGGCGAAGTGTGGGGACGTGCCCTGAACGGGTGA
- a CDS encoding M23 family metallopeptidase, protein MASNMPAPEAPFVTSPFGDDAGEREWEEWNPTADSVRPVRGRHRVVKQRGGLARSSTVLGVGVIAAVGAGGMATAQDKPAVSISLPDAITDKLPDAKSLPGVGSLMSDDSDSGNDNTTTLGGVTTAAAGGDTAGSQRTADAGEALRARILQQAEQQQAEVDAEAKAAAEKAAAEQAAALAEKQQTAAEAKAAEEKRKAEEAAAAKAEAERLAKLAASYSLPTSSYTITSTYGESGSMWSSGQHTGLDFAAPTGTPVKAVHGGTVKSAGWSGSYGYRIVLELEDGTEVWYAHLSSMTATAGQKVTTGETIGRVGATGNVTGPHLHLEVHTAGGSGLDPMAWLRDKGLTV, encoded by the coding sequence GTGGCGTCCAACATGCCTGCCCCCGAGGCCCCCTTCGTAACGAGTCCCTTCGGTGACGATGCTGGGGAGCGGGAGTGGGAGGAATGGAACCCCACCGCGGACTCCGTCCGTCCGGTGCGCGGCCGGCACCGCGTCGTCAAGCAGCGCGGCGGTCTCGCCCGTAGCTCCACGGTGCTCGGCGTCGGTGTGATCGCCGCAGTCGGCGCGGGCGGCATGGCCACCGCGCAGGACAAGCCGGCGGTCTCGATATCGCTTCCCGACGCGATCACGGACAAACTCCCCGACGCCAAGTCCCTGCCGGGCGTCGGCTCCCTCATGTCCGACGACTCGGACTCCGGGAACGACAACACCACGACGCTCGGCGGCGTGACGACCGCCGCCGCCGGCGGCGACACGGCGGGCTCCCAGCGGACTGCCGACGCGGGCGAGGCGCTGCGCGCCCGGATCCTGCAGCAGGCCGAGCAGCAGCAGGCCGAGGTGGACGCCGAGGCGAAGGCCGCAGCCGAGAAGGCCGCAGCCGAGCAGGCCGCCGCCCTGGCCGAGAAGCAGCAGACCGCGGCAGAGGCCAAGGCCGCGGAGGAGAAGCGCAAGGCCGAGGAGGCCGCCGCGGCCAAGGCGGAGGCCGAGCGCCTCGCCAAGCTCGCCGCGAGCTACTCGCTGCCCACCTCCTCGTACACGATCACCTCCACCTACGGCGAGTCCGGCTCCATGTGGTCCTCCGGCCAGCACACCGGCCTGGACTTCGCGGCCCCGACGGGCACGCCGGTCAAGGCGGTGCACGGCGGCACCGTCAAGTCGGCCGGCTGGTCCGGTTCGTACGGCTACCGCATCGTCCTCGAGCTCGAGGACGGCACCGAGGTCTGGTACGCCCACCTCTCCTCGATGACCGCCACCGCCGGCCAGAAGGTGACCACCGGCGAGACGATCGGCCGCGTCGGCGCGACCGGCAACGTCACCGGGCCTCATCTGCACCTCGAGGTGCACACCGCGGGCGGCTCGGGTCTCGACCCGATGGCGTGGCTGCGGGACAAGGGCCTCACCGTCTGA
- a CDS encoding PrsW family intramembrane metalloprotease gives MSQPSAQHAPQPPNTPTGPSYPAVPACEQRQMDHLLTAVPQRGRPRYRPRAARVWRSKAVRAGVLITLLALCGLVILALVREQTGTHGFLVGLGLATLPVPLLMTAFRWLDRVEPGPWRNLLFAFSWGACAAALIAIIANTFATRWIATATADPASADTLGATVIAPVVEESAKAAAILLIFLFRRRDFTGIVDGVVVAGFTATGFAFTENILYLGNAFGEDQEIGTSGLASVTAATFFVRIVLSPFAHPLFTVLTGIGFGMAALAARRRRIRRIALPLLGLVLAMGVHALWNGSASLFGVWGFYVVYEAFMVPAFGLLTWLAIWTRQRELRTISLQLPAYAAAGWLLPAEPPALSSMRARTMARDFARRTYGPAAGHAVSEYEAFATSLAFLRHRAHRGAMGPDFTEREQELLHHLWQRREVAGPSLSYAAQATGRVRVPPPYRNYGGPNPYRI, from the coding sequence ATGTCCCAGCCGTCCGCGCAGCACGCGCCGCAGCCGCCGAACACCCCGACGGGGCCGTCGTATCCGGCAGTGCCTGCCTGCGAACAGCGGCAGATGGACCATCTGCTCACCGCCGTGCCGCAGCGCGGGCGTCCGCGCTACCGGCCGCGCGCAGCCCGCGTGTGGCGGAGCAAGGCGGTCCGCGCGGGTGTGCTGATCACGCTGCTGGCACTGTGCGGACTGGTGATCCTCGCACTGGTACGGGAACAGACCGGCACCCACGGGTTCCTGGTCGGGCTCGGCCTCGCCACCCTGCCCGTCCCGCTGCTCATGACGGCCTTCCGCTGGCTGGACCGGGTCGAACCGGGCCCCTGGCGCAATCTCCTCTTCGCGTTCTCGTGGGGCGCCTGCGCCGCCGCGCTGATCGCGATCATCGCCAACACCTTCGCGACCCGCTGGATCGCCACGGCCACCGCTGATCCGGCATCGGCGGACACGCTCGGCGCGACCGTGATCGCGCCGGTGGTCGAGGAGAGCGCCAAAGCCGCCGCGATCCTGCTGATCTTCCTCTTCCGCCGCCGAGACTTCACAGGGATCGTCGACGGCGTGGTGGTGGCCGGCTTCACCGCGACCGGGTTCGCCTTCACCGAGAACATCCTCTATCTCGGGAACGCCTTCGGCGAGGACCAGGAGATCGGCACCTCGGGCCTGGCGTCCGTGACCGCCGCGACCTTCTTCGTACGCATCGTGCTCTCGCCGTTCGCGCACCCCCTCTTCACCGTGCTGACCGGCATCGGCTTCGGGATGGCCGCGCTCGCCGCCCGGCGCCGCCGGATCCGCCGCATCGCGCTGCCGCTGCTGGGCCTCGTCCTCGCGATGGGCGTGCACGCCCTGTGGAACGGCTCCGCGTCGCTGTTCGGCGTGTGGGGCTTCTACGTGGTGTACGAGGCGTTCATGGTGCCCGCGTTCGGGCTGCTGACCTGGCTGGCGATATGGACCAGGCAGCGCGAGCTGCGCACGATATCCCTGCAGTTGCCCGCGTACGCCGCGGCCGGCTGGCTGCTGCCCGCCGAGCCGCCCGCGCTGTCGTCCATGCGGGCGCGCACGATGGCCCGCGACTTCGCCCGGCGGACCTACGGCCCGGCGGCGGGGCATGCCGTCTCGGAGTACGAGGCGTTCGCGACCTCGCTCGCGTTTCTGCGCCACCGGGCCCACCGCGGCGCGATGGGCCCGGACTTCACGGAACGCGAGCAGGAGCTGCTCCACCATCTGTGGCAGCGCAGGGAGGTGGCCGGTCCCTCGCTCAGCTATGCGGCGCAGGCCACCGGACGGGTGCGGGTGCCGCCTCCGTACCGCAACTACGGCGGGCCCAACCCCTACCGGATCTGA
- a CDS encoding PP2C family protein-serine/threonine phosphatase, with translation MGREQGRIWSAQSLVRALPPLMIVGGVVFDLLTPPQFTAVPMFAAAPLVAAPLFSWFMTLLTGIAAVMGVTGLHFYNQSIGEITSYTEVSTVVTVSALALLINTVVRRSGERLASARGIAEAAQRAVLPEPAGRIGGLQVAARYEAAQADAFIGGDLFAVQETPHGVRLIVGDVRGKGMGAVAVVAVIVGAFGEAAEQESSLEGVARRLERALARETPLREGLDAVESFTTAVLGEIPREGGLVRLVNRGHPDPLVLRGDGKVDSLVPSTASLPLGMGDLGMWPDRAEEYRVPAGSTLLFYTDGLSEARDADGVFYAPRARLSGRLFAGPEELLDAVVADVRRHTGGGANDDMALLAVARPAERRPEPGAKVPVTAAEEESRPRRHAV, from the coding sequence TTGGGGCGAGAGCAGGGCAGGATCTGGAGCGCTCAGAGCCTCGTCCGAGCGCTGCCCCCGCTGATGATCGTCGGTGGGGTGGTCTTCGATCTGCTGACTCCGCCCCAGTTCACCGCGGTCCCGATGTTCGCGGCGGCTCCGCTGGTCGCCGCACCGCTCTTCAGCTGGTTCATGACATTGCTGACCGGGATCGCGGCGGTCATGGGTGTGACCGGCCTGCACTTCTACAACCAGTCCATCGGGGAGATCACGTCGTACACCGAGGTGAGCACCGTGGTCACCGTCTCGGCGCTCGCCCTGCTGATCAACACGGTCGTCCGGCGCAGTGGCGAGCGGCTCGCCTCCGCGCGGGGGATCGCAGAGGCGGCGCAGCGGGCCGTGCTGCCGGAACCGGCGGGGCGGATCGGCGGACTGCAGGTGGCTGCCCGTTACGAGGCCGCCCAGGCGGACGCGTTCATCGGCGGCGACCTGTTCGCCGTGCAGGAGACGCCGCACGGTGTGCGGCTGATTGTCGGGGACGTACGCGGCAAGGGGATGGGCGCGGTGGCGGTCGTGGCCGTCATCGTCGGGGCCTTCGGCGAGGCGGCCGAGCAGGAGAGCTCGCTGGAGGGCGTGGCCCGGCGGCTGGAGCGGGCACTGGCCCGCGAGACCCCCCTGCGGGAGGGGCTGGACGCAGTCGAGAGCTTCACCACCGCCGTACTGGGCGAGATCCCGCGCGAGGGCGGCCTGGTGCGGCTGGTGAACCGAGGCCATCCGGATCCGCTGGTGCTGCGCGGCGACGGGAAGGTGGACAGCCTGGTGCCGTCCACGGCGTCGCTTCCCCTGGGAATGGGGGACTTGGGGATGTGGCCGGACCGGGCGGAGGAGTATCGGGTGCCCGCCGGGTCCACGCTGCTGTTCTACACCGACGGGCTGTCCGAGGCCCGCGATGCCGACGGGGTGTTCTACGCCCCCCGGGCGCGGCTGTCCGGCCGGCTGTTCGCCGGGCCGGAGGAACTGCTCGACGCGGTGGTCGCCGACGTACGGCGGCACACCGGCGGTGGGGCGAACGACGACATGGCGCTGCTGGCGGTCGCCCGGCCCGCCGAGAGGCGGCCGGAGCCGGGCGCGAAGGTGCCCGTGACGGCCGCGGAGGAGGAGTCGCGGCCCCGCCGCCACGCTGTGTGA
- a CDS encoding RrF2 family transcriptional regulator — MRLTKFTDLGLRAVMRLAVAEHGGTLTTREVAEAMNVPYAHMAKAIARLQHLGVVEARRGRGGGLALTGPGRETSVGRLVRELEGQGEVVTCEGDTPCPLRGACRLRRALRDAQEAFYATLDPLTVADLVASPTGPVLVGLTGRRIE; from the coding sequence GTGCGACTGACCAAGTTCACCGATCTGGGCCTCCGTGCCGTGATGCGTCTCGCCGTTGCCGAGCATGGCGGGACGCTGACCACTCGCGAGGTGGCGGAAGCCATGAACGTGCCCTACGCGCACATGGCCAAGGCCATCGCCCGGCTGCAGCACCTCGGGGTCGTCGAGGCGCGGCGGGGGCGCGGTGGTGGGCTCGCGCTGACCGGACCGGGGCGTGAGACCTCGGTCGGCCGGCTGGTCCGGGAGCTCGAGGGGCAGGGGGAGGTTGTCACCTGCGAGGGTGACACGCCCTGCCCGCTGCGCGGGGCGTGCCGGCTGCGGCGGGCGCTGCGCGACGCGCAGGAGGCCTTCTACGCCACCCTCGATCCACTGACCGTGGCCGACCTGGTGGCCTCGCCGACCGGGCCGGTGCTGGTCGGTCTGACCGGGCGCCGCATCGAGTGA
- a CDS encoding fluoride efflux transporter FluC, with product MSSEAAGAAEAADAVDPDVDLHVAAQRAETAGAHKWAVLAAISAGGAAGASARYGAQLLWPVPDGSFPWTVLGVNVLGCALIGVLMVLVTERGGRWAHPLVRPFLGVGVLGGFTTFSTYALDFSTLLEHGRAGLALAYAGGTVGGALLAVWSAAAGTRAALR from the coding sequence GTGAGTTCTGAGGCGGCCGGCGCTGCGGAGGCCGCGGATGCGGTCGATCCGGATGTCGATCTGCATGTGGCGGCACAGCGCGCGGAGACCGCCGGGGCGCACAAGTGGGCGGTGCTCGCAGCGATCTCGGCCGGCGGCGCGGCAGGAGCCTCGGCGCGGTACGGGGCCCAGCTGCTGTGGCCGGTGCCGGACGGCTCGTTCCCGTGGACGGTGCTCGGGGTCAACGTGCTGGGATGCGCGCTGATCGGCGTGCTCATGGTGCTGGTCACCGAGCGCGGCGGCAGGTGGGCCCACCCGCTGGTGCGGCCGTTCCTCGGGGTCGGTGTGCTCGGCGGGTTCACGACGTTCTCGACGTACGCCCTCGATTTCTCGACGCTCCTGGAGCACGGGCGGGCCGGCCTCGCGCTCGCGTACGCCGGAGGGACGGTCGGGGGAGCGCTGCTCGCCGTGTGGTCGGCGGCGGCGGGAACGAGGGCTGCGCTGAGGTGA
- the trmB gene encoding tRNA (guanosine(46)-N7)-methyltransferase TrmB, with amino-acid sequence MSELRNPTPDAHRPFIRAKGEPRFPGGPAADPAGSHHERRIRSFQPRRSRVTTGQGDALQRLWPVWGLDIDGHGVLDLEEMFGGLPVVLEIGFGMGEATAQMAADDPETGILAADVHTPGQGNLLGLAERNGLSNIRVANGDAIILLREMLPPRSLDGLRVYFPDPWPKKRHHKRRLIQPEFLTLATQRLKPGALLHCATDWEPYAEQMLEVLSAHPEFENTQEDGGYAPRPAFRPLTRFEGQGLDKGHKVHDLLFRRVLPTG; translated from the coding sequence GTGTCTGAGCTTCGAAATCCCACCCCCGACGCCCACCGGCCCTTCATACGTGCCAAGGGCGAGCCCCGTTTCCCCGGCGGACCCGCCGCCGATCCCGCCGGTTCGCACCACGAGCGCCGTATCCGCAGCTTCCAGCCGCGGCGGAGCCGGGTGACCACGGGACAGGGCGATGCGCTGCAGCGGCTGTGGCCGGTGTGGGGCCTCGACATCGACGGGCACGGTGTGCTCGATCTCGAGGAGATGTTCGGCGGGCTGCCCGTCGTCCTGGAGATCGGGTTCGGGATGGGCGAAGCCACCGCGCAGATGGCCGCCGACGACCCGGAGACCGGGATTCTCGCCGCCGACGTCCACACCCCGGGCCAGGGCAACCTCCTCGGTCTCGCGGAGCGGAACGGGCTGTCCAACATCCGGGTGGCCAACGGCGACGCGATCATCCTCCTGCGCGAGATGCTCCCGCCCCGCTCGCTCGACGGCCTGCGGGTCTACTTCCCGGACCCCTGGCCCAAGAAGCGGCACCACAAGCGCCGGCTGATCCAGCCCGAGTTCCTCACCCTCGCCACCCAGCGCCTCAAGCCCGGCGCGCTGCTGCACTGCGCGACCGACTGGGAGCCGTACGCGGAGCAGATGCTCGAGGTCCTCTCGGCGCACCCCGAGTTCGAGAACACCCAGGAGGACGGCGGCTACGCCCCGCGGCCCGCCTTCCGCCCGCTGACCCGCTTCGAGGGGCAGGGGCTCGACAAGGGGCACAAGGTCCACGACCTGCTGTTCCGCCGCGTACTGCCCACCGGTTGA
- a CDS encoding globin domain-containing protein yields the protein MLSEQSVPIVRATLPAVGAAIGDIAELFYQKLFEDRPELLRDLFNRGNQANGEQRQALAGSVAAFAGMLLEHPGERPDAMLARIANKHASLGVTSDQYKLVHQHLFAAIADVLGDAVTPEVAAAWDEVYWLMANALIAAEARLYQEAGTAEGDVWRQMEIVERHEETPEVVSFRLRRTDGHPVALFRPGQYVSVRVQLPDGARQIRQYSLSAAPGCPQWRITVKRVRGAGGPEGEVSSWLHEHTKVGDELTVSVPFGDLVLREGDGPLLLVSAGIGSTPMLSVLDHLTAVGSTRPVVVVHADRSPAEHAHRDELRRLVEAHPNAKLHLWYEEAGDPAGEAATGQADVGLLDLPEGLTAYLCGPLPFMRAVRRDLLLRGVSARAIHYEVFGPDLWLGQQEEKAQA from the coding sequence GTGCTCTCCGAGCAGTCCGTGCCGATCGTCCGCGCCACCCTGCCTGCCGTCGGTGCCGCCATCGGCGACATCGCCGAGCTCTTCTACCAGAAGCTCTTCGAGGACCGGCCCGAGCTGCTGCGGGACCTGTTCAACCGCGGTAACCAGGCCAACGGGGAGCAGCGGCAGGCCCTGGCCGGTTCCGTCGCCGCCTTCGCCGGCATGCTGCTGGAGCATCCCGGCGAGCGGCCGGACGCGATGCTCGCCCGCATCGCCAACAAGCACGCCTCGCTCGGTGTCACGTCCGACCAGTACAAGCTGGTCCACCAGCACCTCTTCGCCGCGATCGCCGACGTGCTCGGTGACGCCGTCACCCCCGAGGTCGCCGCTGCCTGGGACGAGGTCTACTGGCTGATGGCCAATGCGCTGATCGCCGCCGAAGCCAGGCTCTACCAGGAGGCCGGGACCGCCGAAGGCGACGTCTGGCGGCAGATGGAGATCGTCGAGCGGCACGAGGAGACCCCCGAAGTGGTCTCCTTCCGTCTGCGGCGCACCGACGGACACCCCGTCGCGCTCTTCCGGCCGGGGCAGTACGTCAGCGTCCGGGTGCAACTCCCCGACGGCGCACGGCAGATCCGCCAGTACAGCCTCTCCGCGGCGCCCGGTTGCCCACAGTGGCGCATCACCGTCAAGCGCGTGCGGGGTGCGGGCGGTCCCGAGGGCGAGGTCTCGTCGTGGCTCCACGAACACACAAAGGTGGGCGATGAGTTGACCGTGTCCGTCCCGTTCGGCGACCTCGTGCTGCGCGAGGGCGACGGTCCGTTGCTGCTGGTCTCCGCCGGCATCGGCAGCACGCCGATGCTGTCCGTGCTCGATCACCTGACCGCCGTCGGATCCACGCGCCCTGTGGTCGTGGTCCATGCCGACCGGAGCCCGGCGGAGCACGCGCACCGTGACGAGTTGCGCCGGCTCGTCGAGGCGCACCCGAACGCGAAGCTGCACCTTTGGTACGAGGAGGCCGGTGATCCGGCCGGTGAGGCCGCGACCGGGCAGGCGGACGTCGGTCTGCTGGATCTGCCCGAGGGGCTGACCGCCTACCTGTGCGGCCCGCTGCCGTTCATGCGCGCGGTGCGCCGTGATCTGCTGCTGCGGGGTGTTTCCGCGCGGGCGATCCATTACGAGGTCTTCGGTCCCGACCTGTGGCTCGGGCAGCAGGAGGAGAAGGCGCAAGCCTGA
- a CDS encoding DEAD/DEAH box helicase produces the protein MSNFSTDHAVMPENAEIVTETVEAVEAVTDAAPEVTFADLGLPEGVVRKLAQNGVTTPFPIQAATIPDALAGKDILGRGRTGSGKTLSFGLPTLATLAGGRTEKKKPRAIILTPTRELAMQVADALQPYGDVLGLKMKVVCGGTSMGNQIYALERGVDVLVATPGRLRDIINRGACSLENVQVAVLDEADQMSDLGFLPEVTELLDQIPGGGQRMLFSATMENEISTLVKRYLTNPVTHEVDSAQGNVTTMTHHVLVVKPKDKAPVTAAIAARKGRTIIFVRTQLGADRIAEQLRDSGVKADALHGGMTQGARTRTLADFKDGYVNALVATDVAARGIHVDGIDLVLNVDPAGDHKDYLHRSGRTARAGKSGVVVSLSLPHQRRQIFRLMEDAGVDASRHIVGGAGAFEPEVAEITGARSLTEVQADSANNAAKQAEREAAQLTKELERAQRRAAELREEADRLVARAARERGEDPEAAVAEVAEAAVAEVAAEVSVPEQPAAREVRESRDERPSYDRRDDRGNFERRERRDGDRGGFNRDRGFERRDNDRGGFNRDRGGFNRDDRGGRPFERRDDRGGFRRDERRDNDRGGFNRDDRGGRSFERRDDRGGRPFERRDDRGGFRRDERRDNDRGGFNRDDRGGRPFERRDDRPSSGFRAGAGGDRPSGHRGSDRPFNRDRRDDRPSSGFRAGGGGDRPYGRRDDHRGGAGSSSGSFGRRDDKPRWKRNG, from the coding sequence ATGTCCAATTTCAGTACTGATCACGCCGTCATGCCCGAGAACGCGGAGATCGTCACCGAGACGGTCGAAGCCGTAGAGGCTGTCACCGACGCTGCTCCCGAGGTCACCTTCGCGGACCTCGGCCTCCCCGAGGGTGTCGTCCGCAAGCTCGCCCAGAACGGCGTGACCACGCCCTTCCCGATCCAGGCCGCGACCATTCCGGACGCCCTGGCCGGCAAGGACATCCTCGGCCGCGGCCGCACCGGCTCCGGCAAGACCCTCTCCTTCGGTCTGCCGACCCTGGCCACGCTGGCCGGCGGCCGCACGGAGAAGAAGAAGCCGCGCGCGATCATCCTCACCCCGACGCGTGAGCTCGCGATGCAGGTCGCGGACGCGCTCCAGCCGTACGGCGACGTGCTCGGCCTGAAGATGAAGGTCGTCTGCGGCGGTACGTCCATGGGCAACCAGATCTACGCCCTGGAGCGTGGCGTCGACGTCCTCGTCGCCACCCCGGGCCGTCTGCGGGACATCATCAACCGCGGCGCCTGCTCCCTCGAGAACGTCCAGGTCGCCGTCCTCGACGAGGCCGACCAGATGTCCGACCTGGGCTTCCTGCCCGAGGTCACCGAGCTGCTCGACCAGATCCCCGGCGGCGGCCAGCGGATGCTCTTCTCCGCCACGATGGAGAACGAGATCAGCACGCTGGTCAAGCGCTACCTGACGAACCCCGTCACCCACGAGGTCGACAGCGCGCAGGGCAACGTCACGACCATGACGCACCACGTGCTCGTCGTGAAGCCGAAGGACAAGGCGCCGGTCACGGCCGCCATCGCCGCCCGCAAGGGCCGCACCATCATCTTCGTGCGCACCCAGCTGGGCGCCGACCGCATCGCGGAGCAGCTGCGCGACTCCGGCGTGAAGGCCGACGCGCTGCACGGCGGCATGACCCAGGGCGCCCGCACCCGCACGCTGGCCGACTTCAAGGACGGCTACGTCAACGCGCTCGTCGCGACCGACGTCGCCGCCCGCGGTATCCACGTCGACGGCATCGACCTGGTCCTGAACGTGGACCCGGCCGGTGACCACAAGGACTACCTGCACCGCTCGGGCCGTACGGCCCGGGCCGGCAAGTCCGGTGTCGTCGTCTCCCTCTCGCTGCCGCACCAGCGCCGCCAGATCTTCCGCCTCATGGAGGACGCGGGTGTCGACGCCTCGCGCCACATCGTCGGCGGCGCCGGCGCGTTCGAGCCGGAGGTCGCCGAGATCACCGGCGCCCGTTCGCTGACCGAGGTCCAGGCCGACTCCGCGAACAACGCGGCCAAGCAGGCCGAGCGCGAGGCCGCCCAGCTCACCAAGGAGCTGGAGCGCGCGCAGCGCCGCGCAGCCGAGCTGCGCGAGGAGGCCGACCGTCTGGTGGCCCGTGCCGCGCGCGAGCGGGGCGAGGACCCGGAGGCGGCGGTCGCCGAGGTGGCGGAGGCCGCTGTGGCCGAGGTCGCCGCGGAGGTCTCCGTGCCGGAGCAGCCCGCCGCCCGCGAGGTGCGCGAGTCCCGTGACGAGCGTCCGTCGTACGACCGCCGGGACGACCGCGGCAACTTCGAGCGCCGGGAGCGCCGGGACGGCGACCGCGGTGGCTTCAACCGTGACCGTGGCTTCGAGCGCCGTGACAACGACCGTGGCGGCTTCAACCGCGACCGCGGTGGCTTCAACCGTGACGACCGTGGTGGCCGTCCCTTCGAGCGTCGTGACGACCGTGGCGGGTTCCGCCGTGACGAGCGCCGTGACAACGACCGTGGCGGCTTCAACCGTGACGACCGTGGTGGCCGCTCCTTCGAGCGTCGTGACGACCGTGGTGGCCGTCCCTTCGAGCGTCGTGACGACCGTGGCGGGTTCCGCCGTGACGAGCGCCGTGACAACGACCGTGGCGGCTTCAACCGTGACGACCGTGGCGGCCGTCCCTTCGAGCGTCGTGACGACCGCCCGTCGTCCGGCTTCCGCGCCGGCGCCGGCGGCGACCGTCCGTCCGGCCACCGTGGCAGCGACCGTCCGTTCAACCGCGACCGCCGTGACGACCGCCCGTCGTCCGGCTTCCGCGCCGGCGGCGGCGGCGACCGCCCGTACGGCCGCCGCGACGACCACCGCGGTGGCGCCGGTTCGAGCTCCGGCTCGTTCGGCCGCCGGGACGACAAGCCGCGCTGGAAGCGCAACGGCTGA